From Balaenoptera acutorostrata chromosome 8, mBalAcu1.1, whole genome shotgun sequence, the proteins below share one genomic window:
- the RIF1 gene encoding telomere-associated protein RIF1 isoform X2: MTAPGRSPFVPLLETLEDSSASHGEQTDAYLTLTSRMTGEDGKEIITEIEKKLPQLFRVLKTHIASPNSELSSAALQALGFCLYNPKITSGLSETNIQELLSKLNDIVKNSDKNVRTRALWVISKQTFPTEVVGKVVSSIIDSLEIVFNRGEMHSAVVDYEALNVVIRLIEQAPIQMGEESIRWAKLVIPLVVHSAQKVHLRGATALEMGMPLLLQKQQEIASITEQLMTTKLLSELQKLFMSKNETYVLKLWPLFVRLLGKTLHRSGSFINSLLQLEELGFRSGAPMIKKIAFIAWKSLIDNFALNPEILCSAKRLKLLMQPLSSIHVRTESLALTKLEVWWYLLTRLGPHLPANFEQVCVPLIQSTISIDSNASPQGSSSRVATSPALNPATPVHKGASPYGAPRMNLSSNFSGMATIPSIQVLGLEMLLHFLLGPEVLSFAKQNKLTLSLERLEHPLITSSSFFSKHANTFITAVHDSFFAIRKDASDAVVNAIWKELVSLVKSVIESGNKKERPGSEVLTLLLKSLESIVKSEVFPVLKTLVLMEITIKGLPQKVLGSPAYQGTPALFLIQLIFNNNLLECGVEDERFFLNLETLVDCVLSGPTSPLAFSDSVLNVINQNAKQLENKEHLWRMWSIIVTPLTELINQTNEVNQGDALEHNFSAIYCALTLPINHIFSAQKIPAATMKTLLKTWSELYRAFARCAALVATAEENLCCEELSSKIMSSLEDEGLSNLLFLDRITHIITVMVDCIDFSPYNIKYQPKIKSPQRPSDWSKKKKEPLGKLASLFKLIVRVIYPFHTLSLKEVHSDTLLAIGNSITSILSNVLGHISLPSMIRKMFATLTRPLALFYKNSKFDEVPKVYSCMNNKLEKLLGEIIACLHVSYTGTYDSELLEQISPLLCIVFSHKNKQIRKQSAQFWNATFAKVTMLIYPEELKPILKQAKQKSLLLLPGLENVEIIEESSGPYSDTTENSQLSTKISGMERTSCGKRDSFLAQTKDTKDNMKPPVKLKLESSTPKAKSEMPLEEEKSTDFVFIPPEGKETKERILTEHQKEVLKTKRCDIPAMYNNLDVSQDTLFSQYSQEESMEIPALTEKSKEDSKMIFKEEQKESDIVIPQHVTENCGMDEHLEKSSLSNNECGSIEETNPEILSSNDARKKALIVSKKTPTECASSTENTFGVSSSSVSNATISGTPSPQPTSRRQSFITLEKFDGSENRPFSPSPLNNMSSAVIVKNNQEGTAKTDNPPKAKKREVALSKSDSEKTVHGIKRSGRRSSKPEPIGNKKSKPLMRSDQEKSTRESVDGMVALENNPPGLLNQTECVLDNQVHLSESSVEYEDTMLKPTIENTILLENNTVEEKTLEINLESKENTPPAIITTDQTVTEDSHVQITPNHKTLRRSLRRRSETAEPTTDSQDKENNQKRERRKEEEKTLQRSPLHVKDDVLPKQKLISEQTVQENLIEKGNNLHEKTSGETSANAEIDENRRKPDLETTKSEGDGAQDIADKSSEKPVRGRTRYQTRRACQGLLSSIENSESDSSEAKEEGSKKKRSGKWKNKSSDNVDIEDQEEKMVKQECMKVESQTHDYKGNSEVDKDTKSQICKKEESNIVTLQDSTISSELLQVSGDVSNTYEGKSKTNKCAEHSFSNPSVPESNLRTRNANKRLHKRDSLENSVGESSKTETSDISLLSEKTLEILECQHKRSRRVRRSKGCDCCGEKSQPQEKSFIGLKSTENYDVKVSETKKTDVQTPVTISETSKADLYSEVKLSDEHHSVNFHLDLKEENDTINDSLIISETELKENTIQDFLPSEMVNFKEETCDRDSEEAISPESQEPSNKKCKTIDPCLGDSKDISLECFTLETKEEKPEAIPQKELSIIENLANVEANAELNPGEVDAMELNAENDKSEASFSEQKSVKTDISEEEVTEENSQRTDAPEELSANEAITEEFNSGIGHSDNTTPVKVSAQLEISEQIAVGELDRGSDESDPGSSGEMNAEMENCEETMIGEVTAETDRVNETEDEDLTTKASKPIEAETKRLNVEIDSFVPDTLEMSTEEGEVDSNKTETNIEPNKFEETKLDDNQMVVGNDGILPEVHHTSEKVEETPQPLTAETAVSELVSEDNNTSPQKLRDLDPLLMSANDSPSGMQTRCVWSPLASPSTSILKRGLKRPQEDEISSPVHKVRRVSFADPIYQAGLADDIDRRCSIVRCHSSHSSPIVKSIKTSPTAQSKHNTTSAKGFLSPGSRSPKFKSSKKCLIAEMAKESVPCPTESVYPALVNCVAPVDIILPQITSNMWARGLGQLIRAKNIKTIGDLSTLTASEIKTLPIRSPKVSNVKKALRVYHEQQVKSRGLEEIPVFDISEKTVNEMENKSISPDEERLASDLIDPVALETPLSKNLVTQISALALQLDSEDLHNYSGSQLFEMHEKLGSMANSIIKNLQSRWRSPAHENSI; encoded by the exons GAGCTACTGCTCTAGAGATGGGAATGCCGTTGTTACTTCAGAAACAACAAGAAATAGCATCTATCACAGAGCAGCTTATGACTACC AAATTACTTTCGGAACTCCAGAAGCTATTTATGAGTAAAAATGAGACTTATGTGTTAAAATTATGGCCTTTGTTTGTCAGACTTCTTGGGAAG ACCTTGCATCGAAGTGGGAGTTTCATCAATTCTCTATTACAGCTAGAAGAACTGGGATTTCGTAGTGGAGCAcccatgattaaaaaaatagcttttattgCTTGGAAGAGTTTAATAGATAATTTTGCTTTAAATCCAG aaatactatGTAGTGCAAAAAGATTGAAGTTGTTAATGCAGCCTTTGAGTTCTATCCATGTGAGAACAGAATCTCTAGCGCTGACAAAACTAGAAGTCTGGTGGTATTTATTGACGAGACTAGGACCTCATCTTCCTGCTAATTTTGAACAG GTCTGTGTGCCTCTGATTCAAAGCACAATAAGCATTGATTCTAATGCTTCACCTCAAGGCAGTTCATCTCGTGTAGCTACTTCTCCAGCTTTAAATCCTGCGACCCCTGTACACAAAG gtGCTTCTCCATATGGAGCTCCCCGGATGAACTTGAGTTCAAATTTTAGTGGAATGGCCACAATCCCCTCTATACAAGTTTTGGGGCTTGAAATGTTGCTTCATTTTTTGTTGGGTCCAGAAGTCTTGAGTTTTGCTAAGCAAAACAAACTTACGCTGAGCTTAg agcGACTTGAACATCCGTTAATCaccagctcttcttttttttccaaacatgcAAATACATTTATCACTGCTGTTCATGATAGCTTCTTTGCAATTAGAAAAGATGCTTCTG ATGCAGTTGTCAATGCTATTTGGAAGGAGCTAGTTAGCTTGGTGAAGTCAGTTATTGAATCTG GTAACAAAAAAGAGAGACCAGGTTCTGAAGTTTTGACTCTTCTATTAAAATCTTTGGAAAGCATAGTGAAGTCAGAAGTATTTCCTGTATTGAAAACACTG GTTCTCATGGAAATTACAATTAAAGGACTTCCTCAGAAAGTATTAGGTTCTCCAGCATATCAG GGAACTCCTGCTTTGTTCTTAATTCAGTTAATTTTCAATAATAATCTATTGGAATGTGGTGTAGAAGATGAAAG gtTTTTTCTCAACCTGGAAACACTTGTAGACTGTGTTCTTTCTGGTCCAACTTCACCACTAGCTTTCAGTGACTCTGTCTTAAATGTTATTAATCAAAATGCAAAGCAGTTGGAAAACAAGGAGCATCTTTGGAGAATGTGGAGTATTATAGTCACCCCATTAACTGAATTGATAAATCAG acCAATGAAGTCAATCAAGGTGATGCCTTAGAACATAATTTTAGTGCCATCTATTGTGCACTGACTTTACCAATAAACCATATTTTTTCAGCACAAAAAATTCCAGCG GCCACCATGAAGACCTTACTTAAAACTTGGTCAGAATTATATAGAGCATTTGCTCGCTGTGCAGCTTTGGTGGCAACTGCAGAGGAGAATTTGTGCTGTGAGGAACTTTCTTCCAAGATAATGTCCAGTTTGGAAGATGAAGGCCTTTCA AATTTATTGTTCTTGGATAGGATCACTCATATTATTACTGTAATGGTTGATTGCATCGACTTTTCACCATATAATATTAAGTATCAGCCCAAAATTAAAT CACCACAGAGACCTTCGGATTGGTCCAAAAAGAAGAAGGAGCCCTTGGGGAAATTGGCTTCTTTATTTAAACTTATTGTGAGAGTGATCTATCCTTTCCACACTCTGAGCCTCAAGGAAGTACATTCTGATACTCTCCTCGCTATTGGCAACTCAATCACCAGCATTCTTTCCAATGTACTTGGACATATTTCTTTGCCTTCTATGATCCGAAAAATGTTTGCAACTTTAACAAGACCTCTGGCATTATTTTACAAAAACTCAAA GTTTGATGAAGTTCCTAAAGTGTATAGTTGTATGAACAACAAG ttaGAAAAGCTACTAGGAGAAATTATTGCTTGTCTACACGTCAGCTACACTGGGACTTACGACAGTGAACTTCTTGAACAGATCTCGCCATTATTATGCATAGTATTTTCACACAAGAATAAACAGATTAGAAAACAAAGTGCTCAGTTCTGGAATGCCACATTTGCTAAAGTGACGATGTTGATTTATCCTGAGGAGTTAAA aCCAATACTAAAACAAGCCAAACAAAAATCTCTGCTTCTGTTGCCTGGTTTGGAAAATGTTGAAATTATTGAGGAATCCAGTGGACCATACTCAGATACA acagaaaattCACAGTTAAGTACGAAGATAAGTGGCATGGAAAGAACCTCATGTGGAAAAAGAGATTCTTTTTTGGCACAAACAAAGGATACAAAAGACAATATGAAACCACCAGTTAAA TTGAAACTAGAGTCTTCAACTCCAAAAGCAAAGAGTGAAATGCCTTTGGAAGAGGAAAAGTCTACTGACTTTGTGTTTATAcctccagaaggaaaagaaacaaaggaaagaatacTAACTGAACACCAGAAAGAAGTACTCAAAACGAAGAG gTGTGATATTCCTGCCATGTATAATAATCTGGATGTTTCACAAGATACTTTATTTTCTCAGTATAGTCAGGAAGAGTCTAT GGAAATTCCTGCTTTAACGGAAAAATCCAAGGAAGATTCCAagatgatatttaag GAGGAACAAAAGGAGAGTGACATTGTCATTCCTCAACATGTCACGGAAAACTGTGGTATGGATGAACACCTTGAAAAGTCTTCCCTTTCGAATAATGAGTGTGGTTCTATTGAGGAAACCAATCCAGAAATACTGAGCAGTAATGATGCCAGAAAAAAGGCTTTAATTGTATCAAAGAAGACGCCAACTGAATGTGCATCTAGTACAGAAAATACATTTGGTGTCAGCAGTAGCTCGGTTTCTAATGCCACTATTTCTGGAACTCCTTCCCCACAGCCTACAAGTCGAAGGCAATCCTTTATTACTTTGGAGAAGTTTGATGGCTCAGAAAATAGACCCTTTAGTCCATCCCCCTTGAATAATATGTCATCAGCTGTTATAGTGAAAAATAACCAGGAAGGCACAGCTAAAACAGATAATCcaccaaaagcaaagaaaagagaagtgGCTCTTTCAAAATCTGACTCTGAAAAAACAGTGCATGGGATTAAGAGATCAGGCCGAAGGTCAAGTAAGCCTGAACCAATAGGGAATAAAAAGTCTAAGCCCTTGATGAGATCTGATCAGGAGAAAAGTACTCGGGAATCTGTTGATGGCATGGTAGCCTTAGAAAATAACCCACCTGGTTTGCTTAATCAAACAGAATGTGTATTAGATAATCAGGTTCATCTCTCTGAGTCTTCAGTGGAGTATGAGGATACGATGCTTAAACCAACAATAGAAAATACTATACTATTAGAAAACAATACCGTAGAGGAGAAGACCTTAGAAATTAATTTGGAATCCAAAGAAAACACACCCCCAGCTATAATAACAACAGATCAGACAGTAACTGAGGATAGTCATGTTCAGATAACTCCAAATCATAAAACCCTTAGACGATCTTTAAGGCGACGTTCAGAAACAGCAGAGCCAACCACTGATAgccaagataaagaaaataatcaaaaaagggaaagacgtaaggaagaagaaaagactcTGCAGAGGAGTCCATTGCATGTAAAAGATGATGTTTTACCTAAGCAAAAATTGATTTCTGAACAAACTGTACAGGAAAATTTaattgagaaaggaaataatttacaTGAGAAGACTTCTGGGGAAACCAGTGCTAATGCTGAAATTGATGAAAATAGAAGAAAGCCAGATCTTGAGACTACTAAATCTGAGGGAGATGGTGCCCAGGACATTGCAGATAAATCCTCTGAGAAACCAGTAAGGGGACGAACACGGTATCAAACAAGAAGAGCATGCCAGGGTTTACTTTCCAGCATTGAAAACTCAGAATCTGATAGTTCTGAGGCAAAAGAAGAAGGttctaaaaagaaaagatctggaaaatggaaaaacaaaagcagtGACAATGTTGACATCGAAGATCAAGAAGAGAAGATGGTAAAACAGGAATGTATGAAGGTTGAAAGTCAGACACATGATTATAAAGGGAATTCTGAAGTAGACAAAGATACAAAATCTCAGATCTGTAAAAAAGAGGAAAGTAATATTGTAACTCTTCAAGATTCTACAATATCTTCAGAATTATTACAAGTTTCTGGTGATGTATCAAATACTTATgagggaaaaagtaaaactaacaAATGTGCAGAACATTCCTTTTCAAATCCTTCTGTACCAGAATCAAATCTAAGGACTAGAAATGCCAATAAAAGATTACATAAGCGAGATTCTCTAGAAAATAGTGTGGGTGAATcctcaaaaacagaaacatcagACATTTCTTTGCTTTCTGAAAAAACTCTTGAAATACTTGAATGCCAACACAAGAGAAGTAGGAGGGTGAGGAGATCTAAAGGTTGTGATTGCTGTGGAGAAAAATCACAACCTCAGGAAAAGTCATTCATTGGGTTAAAGAGTACAGAGAATTATGATGTAAAAGTCAGCGAAACGAAAAAGACAGATGTGCAGACACCTGTAACTATATCAGAAACTTCTAAAGCTGATCTGTACTCAGAAGTAAAACTTTCAGATGAGCATCATAGTGTGAATTTTCATTTGGATCTCAAGGAGGAGAATGATACTATTAATGATTCATTAATTATATCTGAAACTGAGTTGAAAGAAAATACTATTCAAGACTTTCTTCCTtctgaaatggtaaattttaaagaagaaacttgTGATAGGGATTCTGAGGAAGCAATATCTCCTGAAAGCCAGGAGCCatctaataaaaaatgtaaaactattgACCCATGTTTAGGTGACTCCAAAGATATTTCACTGGAATGTTTTACTTTGGAGACCAAAGAAGAAAAGCCAGAGGCTATCCCCCAAAAGGAATTGAGTATTATAGAGAACCTTGCTAATGTTGAAGCAAATGCAGAATTGAATCCAGGAGAAGTAGATGCTATGGAATTGAATGCAGAAAATGATAAATCTGAAGCTAGCTTCTCTGAACAAAAGAGTGTCAAAACTGATATTTCAGAGGAAGAGGTAAcagaggaaaacagtcaaagaacGGATGCACCTGAAGAACTGAGTGCTAATGAAGCAATAACTGAGGAATTTAACTCAGGTATTGGTCATTCTGATAATACCACACCTGTAAAAGTGAGTGCTCAGTTAGAGATTTCTGAACAAATAGCAGTTGGGGAACTAGACAGAGGAAGTGATGAATCTGATCCAGGCTCATCTGGAGAAATGAATGCTGAAATGGAAAATTGTGAAGAAACAATGATTGGTGAGGTGACTGCTGAAACTGACCGTGTGAATGAAACAGAGGATGAGGACTTAACTACCAAAGCCTCTAAGCCGATAGAAGCTGAAACAAAGAGATTGAATGTAGAAATCGATAGCTTTGTTCCTGACACACTTGAGATGAGCACTGAAGAAGGAGAGGTTGACTCtaataaaactgaaacaaataTTGAACCTAATAAATTTGAGGAAACAAAATTAGATGACAATCAGATGGTAGTGGGAAATGATGGAATTTTACCGGAAGTTCACCATACTTCAGAAAAAGTGGAGGAGACACCACAACCTCTGACAGCTGAAACAGCTGTTTCTGAACTGGTATCAGAAGACAATAATACGTCTCCTCAAAAATTAAGGGATCTTGATCCTTTACTCATGTCAGCAAATGACAGTCCTAGTGGCATGCAGACACGCTGTGTCtggtctcctttggcttctccATCCACCAGCATTTTAAAGAGAGGACTAAAAAGACCCCAAGAAGATGAGATCTCATCACCTGTTCACAAG GTTCGCCGTGTCTCCTTTGCAGATCCTATATACCAAGCAGGATTGGCAGATGACATTGATAGGCGATGCTCTATTGTTAGGTGCCATTCTTCACATAGTTCTCCCATAGTAAAAAGTATTAAAACTTCACCTACTGCGCAATCTAAG CATAATACTACTTCAGCCAAAGGATTTCTGTCCCCAGGATCACGTAGCCCTAAATTTAAGAGCTCAAAGAAGTGTTTA ATTGCAGAAATGGCTAAGGAATCTGTGCCATGTCCAACAGAAAGTGTTTACCCTGCTTTGGTGAACTGTGTAGCACCAGTTGACATCATTTTACCTCAGATTACGTCCAACATGTG GGCAAGAGGACTGGGACAACTCATTAGAGCcaagaatataaaaacaattgGTGATTTGAGTACTCTTACAGCATCTGAAATAAAAACTCTTCCTATCCGTTCTCCAAAGGTGTCTAATGTAAAAAAGGCTCTCAGAGTATATCATGAGCAGCAG GTGAAGTCTCGTGGACTAGAAGAGATTCCAGTTTTTGATATTTCCGAAAAAACagtaaatgaaatggaaaataaatctaTTTCTCCTGATGAAGAAAGACTTGCCTCAG atTTAATTGATCCTGTTGCTTTAGAGACTCCGTTATCTAAAAATCTTGTGACCCAGATTAGTGCACTTGCTCTTCAACTAGATTCAGAAGATCTCCATAATTATTCAGGAAGCCAGCTATTTGAAATGCATGAGAAACTTGGTAGCATGGCAAACTCTATAATTAAAAATCTGCAGTCACGTTGGAGGTCACCAGCCCATGAAAATTCTATTTAG